AACCAAAACTTCGACCCGGGACAACCCTTCTTGGAGGGCAGCGGCAAGCTGGGCTGCAGCCTGAATGCCGTCGGGGCCTCGCCCGCGTCTTGGGGCCTGCTCGGCCTCGGGCTGGCGGCCCCGCTGTTGTGGCGCAAGGCACAGCGCCGCAAATAGTTCGAATCCTGCCAGAGGGAAAGGGCGGGGCCGCGAGGCCTCGCCTTTTTTTTATTTTCGATGACGTTTGAAAAACTTGATCAGCCGCTTGGCGACGAGGTCCTTATCGTAGTCGAGGGTGATGATGTGGTTGCTCTTCTTGAGCGTCACCGTCTCGACCTCGTCACCGGGCAGGATGGCCTGGATGTAGTCCAAGTTGCCGTAAGGCACCGTCTCGTCATGCAGGGAATGAAGGATGATGGTCGGGTGGTGGAGGTGCTTCAGCTCCTGCCGCACCGTCTTCTGCAGCTCGAACATGCTGGCGACCGAGACTACGGGCACCTTGTGGTAGGTCTGGTAGCGGCGCCGCGCCTCCGGGTCCTTGATCGAGGCGATGCCCTTGGGCTGGTATTTGTAGACGTGCTTGAGCGGGGTCTTCCAGACCGCCGGAAAGACCCCCTTCACGAGGAATCCATCCAGGAACAGCGGCGTCGCCATCAGCCCCAGGGCCCGCACCGCCTGCTTGTGGTGAAAGGCCAGGTGGGCCGCCAGGAGGCCGCCCATCGAGAGGCCCGCCACCATCACCGCGCGGCACTCCGCCCGCAGGGCACGGAAGGCGTCCTCGACGCTGCGGTACCAATCCTGCCACTGGGTCTGCTCCAGGTGCTCCACCCGGGTCCCGTGGCCCGCCAGGATGGGGGCCAGGACCGTGAAGCCAGCCCGGTTCAGCTTTTCGCCCAGATAGCGCATCGAATCGGGGGTGGCGGTGAAGCCGTGGAGCAGGAGGACCCCCGCCTCGCCCCCGGGGAGGTGGATGGATTCGGTGTGGATCGACTTCTCGGACATCCTCAGCATGCTTGTCCTTGACAAGCCCCCGCCCGCTGGTTAGCGGCTAAAGGCTTCAAATGGCTGTTGAATAGCGAATATTTCAACGGCGCGGTTTTCGGGTTTTGGCGCGATGTGCGACATCGTACGATAAACCCCGTTTTCCTTGAACGAATTTTATCGCGAGTTTGCCGCCATGTCCTCCCGTCCAGTCCCATCCCCCGCCCCCCTCGAGCCGCCCTTCGGCGACACCCTCGAGGCCCTGGCCCTGCAACTCAAGGATGAATTGGCGGCGGTCGAGGTCGAGATCCAAAAGAATCTCCTGAGCCAGGTACCCTCGGTCACCCAGATCGCCACCCACATCGTGATGAGCGGCGGCAAGCGCCTGCGCCCCATCCTCTGCATCTTGGCCGCCCAGGCCCTGGACTACCGCGGACCCCGAGTCCTCTCGCTCGCGACCGCCATCGAGTTCATCCACACCGCCACCCTGCTCCACGACGACGTGATCGACAACGCCCAGCTGCGGCGGGGCCGGCCTTCCTGCAACGCGATCTGGGACAACAAGATGTCGGTCTTGGTCGGCGACTTCCTCTACTGCCAGGCCTCCTCGCTGATCGCCCGCGACGGCGATCTAAAAGTATTGCGCAGCATCACCGACGCCACCACCAGCACCACCGAGGGCGAGGTCCTCGAGATCACCAAGTCGCGCGACCTGCGGTTGGGCGAGGCCGAATACTTCAAGATCGTCGAGTTCAAGACCGGCATGTTGATGGCCTGCGCGACCCAGGTCGGGGCCATCGTCGCCGGGGCGACGCCCGCCCAAGAGAAGGCCCTGGCCGACTACGGCATGCATTTGGGGATCGCCTTTCAGCTGGCCGACGACGTCCTCGACTACGTCAGCGTCGAAGCCGAGTTCGGCAAGGAGAAGGGCGTCGACCTCAAGGAGGGCAAGATCACCCTGCCGCTGCTCTACGCGCTGGAACGCTGCACCCCGGCGGAGCGCGAGGTGATACGCGACGGGACGATCAGCGCGCGTCGCGACAGCTTTATGAAGGTCTTGGAGGTACTGAAGAAGTACGGCGCCATCGATTACGCCCTGGGTCTCGCCGCGCGGCGCTCGGCCGACGCGCGCCAGTCGCTCGCGGTCCTGCCCGAGAGCCCCGCGAAGGCCGCCCTGCTGAAGCTCGGCGACTACGTCATCCAACGCAAGAAGTGAGCGGCATCCGCCGGGGATCGACCGAAAATCGCGTTGCGAAATAACCCCCGCTCGGCTAAGTTCGGACCGATGGAGCGAGACGCGGCCCAAGTCGAAAATCAGCAATGCGCAGGCGAAATCGATTTGTCCGTCCTCGCCTACAATCTGTCGTTGAGCCACGAAGACCGACTCCTCCACCACCAAAGGGCCTTGGACCTGGTTCTCCTGTTGCGGGCCGCGGGGCAAGCGCACTATGCAAGACTTCAGCAACCTCCTCCGCCTGCTTTTGGAAAATAAGATCGAATTCGTTCTCATCGGCGGAATGGCGGCCGTCGTCCACGGAGCCAGCCAGGTCACCGAAGATATCGATATCTGCGCGGCCATCGACCCGAAACAAGTCGAAAAGCTGCGGGCCTGCCTTCGGGAACTCCATCCGAAACACCGGATGACATCCCAGAAGCTTTCTTTTATCGAGTTCCCGGAAGAAACCGGAAACCTGAAAAACCTCTATCTGCAGACGGACTGGGGGATCTTGGACGTGATCGGCACGGTCACCGGGGTGGGAGATTACGACGCGGTCCTGCAGAGTTCCGTCGAGATCGAATTATTCGGAGTGCCTTGCAAGGTCTTGGGCATCGAAGGCTTGATCTCCGCCAAGCAGGCCCTCGGCAGGGAGAAGGATCTGGCAACGGTTCGGGAATTGAAAGCCATTCGAAAACTTCAGGAAGAAAAAGGCAAAAACTAATTATGGGATTCAACTGCGGCATCGTCGGCCTGCCCAACGTCGGCAAATCCACCATCTTCAACGCCTTGACCCACGCCGGGGCCCAGGCGGCCAACTACCCCTTCTGCACCATCGATCCCAATGTCGGCATCGTCCCGCTCCCGGACCCGCGCTTGGGGCAGATCGCGAAGTACATCCCGCCGCAGAAGCTGATCCCCACCACCGTCGAGTTCGTCGACATCGCCGGCCTGGTGAAGGGCGCGTCGAAGGGAGAAGGGCTCGGCAACCAGTTTTTGGGCAACATCAAGAACACCGACGCGATCGCGCACATCGTGCGCTGCTTCGAGGACCCCGACGTCGTCCACGTCGAGGGCGGCGTCGACCCGATCCGCGACATCGAGGTGATCGACACCGAGCTGATGCTGGCGGACCTGGCCACGGTCGAAAAGCGCCTCGAGCGCAGCTCGAAAGCCGCGAAGAGCGGCGACAAAGAACTGCTCGCCGAGGTGGAGGTCCTGCAAAAGGTGCAAAAGGGCCTGAACGAGGGCGTGCCCGTGCGGCGCCAGGGCCTAAGCGACAAGGAAAGAGCCGCGATCCGCGAGCTCTTCCTGCTCACCCTCAAGCCCGTCCTGTATGTCGCCAACGTCAATGAGGCCGAGGCCGCGAACCCCGGCCCGGCCGCCCAACGCGTCATGGCCCACGCCGAAAAAGAAGGCGCGCCCTGCGTCGTGCTCTCGGGCGCCATCGAGGCGGAGATCTCGAACCTCCCCGAGGCCGAACAGAAGGCCTTCCTGGAGGACCTGGGCCTGCACGAGTCCGGCCTCGACCGCATGGCCCACGCGGGCTACAAGCTGCTCAACCTCTCCACCTACTTCACGGCCGGCGAGAAGGAGGTCCGCGCCTGGACCATCCCCAGCGGCGCCAAGGCCCCACAGGCCGCCGGCGTCATCCACAGCGACTTCGAAAAGGGCTTCATCCGCGCCGAGGTCTACCACTTCGACGATTTGATGAAATACAAGTCCGAGCAGGCGGTGAAAGAGGCGGGCCTGCTGCGCCTCGAGGGGAAGGACTACGTCGTCCGCGACGGGGACATCATGCATTTCCGCTTCAACGTCTGAGCTCAAGCCAAATCGAACAACAGCACTTCCGCATCCCGCTTCCCGCGCAGGTCCACGCTCGGTACCTGGCTGAGCGCCGCGCCGTCGCCGGCCTTCAACAAGTGGTCCTGCAGGAGGACCTCGCCGCGGGCGACCTGCAGCCAGACGTGGCGGTCGGGCTTCACCTGGAAAAAGAGCTCCTCGTTGGGCGGGATCCAAGAGGCGTAGACGTGGACGTCTTGATGCACGGTCACCGAGCCCTGGTGGCCGTCGGGCGAGGCGATGAGCAGCCAGTGGCCCTTCTTGCGCTCGGCTGCGAAGTCCTTCTGCTCGTAGCCGGGCGGCAGCCCGGACTCCCGCGGCAGGATCCAGATTTGCAGAAGGTGAACCGGCTCTTCATTCGAGGCGTTGTACTCGCTGTGCGTCACGCCCGTGCCCGCGCTCATCCGCTGCACCTCGCCGGGCCGGATCACCGAGCCGTTGCCCAGGCTGTCGCGGTGCTGCAGGGCGCCCTCGAGGACATAGGTGAGGATCTCCATGTCGCGGTGCGGGTGCGTGGGGAAGCCCTTGCCCGGCTGGACGCGGTCCTCGTTCAAGACGCGCAGATCGCGAAAGCCCATGTGGTGCGGGTCGTAGTACTCGCCGAAGGAGAAGCTGTGATAGGTGTCAAGCCAGCCGAAATCGAAGTGGCCCCGCTCTTCGGCCTTGCGGAGGTTGATCATGGTGTCCCCTTCCGATTAAAAAAGGCGGGCTATCCACCCGCCTCTTTCAGGAGCGCCCCTGAGATTTCTTATTATGATCCAAGCGCCCGCGCCGCCCACAACCTAAAAATGGTAAGTCCCTAATACCTGGGAGTCAAACCGTTATTTCCCGCTGGGGGCCGGCGGGCGATCAAGACCGCGTGGGGGGTGTCCGGCCGCTGGCACCAGTCCGTCGGAAAGATCGGGGCCTCGTCCAAGGAGGCAGCCACCCGGTAATAGACCGGCTCCCAGCGCAGTCGGTTCAACTCCTCGGCGTGGCGGAGGATCTCGAATGGGGTGCGCGGGTTGTAGGCCTGGATCACCAGCCACTGGGCTCGCGGAAACTGGCGGAGGATGTCGACCGCCGCTGGCAGGGCCACGTGGTGCTGGGCATAGAAGAGAAAGGGCGAGCCGTTGATGAAGAGGACGTCCAAGTCCGAGCGCCGCAGGGCCTCGCGGTCGGCCTCCGCGGGATAAACCTTGTTCACCTCCAGGCCCCAGGCCGTGCCGCCCCGCCGCTCCACGGCTTGCAGGGTCTCGAGGCGGTCCCCGTAGCCGATCTCCAAAAATCGGGTGTCGGCACCGACCAGGCGTTCCAGTATCGCCGGCATCGAGGGCTCGAGGCCCAGGTGGTTGAAAGCGGGCAGGGCCGCGCCGTCCTCGATCTCCATCAACGTGGGGATGCGGGTCCCGAATTTGCGCCGGGCCCAGGCGTCGAAGGCGCGGTTCGCCGCCTCGCGGTGCTGCGGGCCCAGCTCGGCGGGCAGGAGCGTCGAGCGCGGCTGGGTCACTAGATCGACGCGGTCGCCGTGATGCTCGTAGCGGCTGTAGGCGGAGTGGATCAGGCCGTAGCCCAACATTTCGTGAAGCTCGGGGCTGACGCCCCGGATCTGCAGGTCCGAAGCGCGGACCAAGGTCTCGGTGCTCAGCCAATCCAGGAACATCGGCAAGAGCGCCGAACCCGCACGCGGTTGAAGCGGGGTATCCAGGACGACGCGGTCTGGGGTCAGCTCCACGACGACAGTGAAGGCGGTCTCCGCGTCCCGGACCTCCAAGGTGAAGGCCTCGCCCTCGGGGAGCGCGCGGCGCTCGCGCAGGGTGAGGCGGGCCTCGCCCTGGGGCCCGGCGGCAAAGACCTGGGCTCTCCCCGGATCCAGGCGATCCACGAAGCGTCCCGGGCGCAACTCGTAACGGGCCTCGCGGTCCTGGCTGTAATAGGGGTGGAGGTGGCGGCGCGCCAGGACCCCCTCGGGGCCGGGCGCACTGGAGATCTCGGGCGAGAAATCCCGGGCCGGCTCGCGGAAGCGATAGGCGCGCTCGCCCAGATAAATGAGCTCGCCGTCGCGGACGCGCAGCGAGCCGCCGGGCGGGAGGCGATGCCCGCCGACCCGCACCTCGACGCTGCGGGCGCGGGCCTCGGTGTCGATGTCGATGACCCAGAAGACCCCTTGCGCCTCGATCAGCTTGATCGCCGGCGCTGCCTCGCGATCGACGGGCCGCGCCCTCCCGTCGAGACTGGGACGCACCTCCGGCGGCGCGCCCTTCCCGGAGGCCGCGGCGCCGCGGCCTCCGCCGCCGACCGAGAAGAAGCGATCGGACAGGCGCGGCGGCCCTTCGCCGGGACCGCTCGCCATGGCGAGGACCGGGGCGTTTCGCGAGGGCCAGGTCCCCTCCGCCGGAAGGATGGGGAGGTTTGGGAGCCGCTGAAGGGTTTCGGCCTGCCGGTCGAGATTGGATTCCCAGGCGGCGAGGCGCGGGCCGAAGGCCTGGCGCGTCAGGCGGCCGGCGACGTGGAATTGCAGCAGCATCGCCAGCGAGTCGGTCAGCGTCGTCGCGCCGTCTTGGGGGCGACGCAGGCCAAAGTGTTCTTCCAAGGAATGACCGAGCAGGATCCCGCCCAACATCCCGCCCTGCTGAAACAGCGTCTGTAGGGACCGTTCGCGAACGGCCCCTGCGGGGTTGGCCAACCTGCGATACGCCGCGCCGCTCGCCCAGCCCGCCAACTTCAATCCCCCCAAGACCAAGTAGCTCGAGGCGAAGTCCCTGCCTAAGGCGGCCCCGCTCCAATCCTGCCTCCTCCCCAAGACTTCATTTCCCAAGCGCCCCGCCAGGGTGAAGGCCGGGGCCTCCAGCGCGAAGCCGGTTAAAGAAGCCAGACGCCCCGCGCCTAGGATCTGCGTCAAAATCCCCGGATGCTGCGTCGCGGCCAAGCGCGATAGCATCGCCAGGCGCGTCATGCGAAACACGGCCCCCGCCGTGCCCATCGCGAAGAGCATCGCCGGGTCGCTGGATTGCTGGGCCAAATTCCTTAAGAGAAACTCCGCGCGGGGGCCGAAGGCACCGCGGCCTAAGATTGCATCGAGGTGTTCTTGCGCGCGTTGTTGTAGGGGCGAACCTGGGGCCCCACCGAACGCCACTGGTTCGAAAGAGGTGGGGGGTCGCCCTCCCCGTCCCT
This is a stretch of genomic DNA from Deltaproteobacteria bacterium PRO3. It encodes these proteins:
- a CDS encoding alpha/beta fold hydrolase yields the protein MLRMSEKSIHTESIHLPGGEAGVLLLHGFTATPDSMRYLGEKLNRAGFTVLAPILAGHGTRVEHLEQTQWQDWYRSVEDAFRALRAECRAVMVAGLSMGGLLAAHLAFHHKQAVRALGLMATPLFLDGFLVKGVFPAVWKTPLKHVYKYQPKGIASIKDPEARRRYQTYHKVPVVSVASMFELQKTVRQELKHLHHPTIILHSLHDETVPYGNLDYIQAILPGDEVETVTLKKSNHIITLDYDKDLVAKRLIKFFKRHRK
- a CDS encoding polyprenyl synthetase family protein, coding for MSSRPVPSPAPLEPPFGDTLEALALQLKDELAAVEVEIQKNLLSQVPSVTQIATHIVMSGGKRLRPILCILAAQALDYRGPRVLSLATAIEFIHTATLLHDDVIDNAQLRRGRPSCNAIWDNKMSVLVGDFLYCQASSLIARDGDLKVLRSITDATTSTTEGEVLEITKSRDLRLGEAEYFKIVEFKTGMLMACATQVGAIVAGATPAQEKALADYGMHLGIAFQLADDVLDYVSVEAEFGKEKGVDLKEGKITLPLLYALERCTPAEREVIRDGTISARRDSFMKVLEVLKKYGAIDYALGLAARRSADARQSLAVLPESPAKAALLKLGDYVIQRKK
- a CDS encoding nucleotidyltransferase; translated protein: MQDFSNLLRLLLENKIEFVLIGGMAAVVHGASQVTEDIDICAAIDPKQVEKLRACLRELHPKHRMTSQKLSFIEFPEETGNLKNLYLQTDWGILDVIGTVTGVGDYDAVLQSSVEIELFGVPCKVLGIEGLISAKQALGREKDLATVRELKAIRKLQEEKGKN
- the ychF gene encoding redox-regulated ATPase YchF → MGFNCGIVGLPNVGKSTIFNALTHAGAQAANYPFCTIDPNVGIVPLPDPRLGQIAKYIPPQKLIPTTVEFVDIAGLVKGASKGEGLGNQFLGNIKNTDAIAHIVRCFEDPDVVHVEGGVDPIRDIEVIDTELMLADLATVEKRLERSSKAAKSGDKELLAEVEVLQKVQKGLNEGVPVRRQGLSDKERAAIRELFLLTLKPVLYVANVNEAEAANPGPAAQRVMAHAEKEGAPCVVLSGAIEAEISNLPEAEQKAFLEDLGLHESGLDRMAHAGYKLLNLSTYFTAGEKEVRAWTIPSGAKAPQAAGVIHSDFEKGFIRAEVYHFDDLMKYKSEQAVKEAGLLRLEGKDYVVRDGDIMHFRFNV
- a CDS encoding pirin family protein, with protein sequence MINLRKAEERGHFDFGWLDTYHSFSFGEYYDPHHMGFRDLRVLNEDRVQPGKGFPTHPHRDMEILTYVLEGALQHRDSLGNGSVIRPGEVQRMSAGTGVTHSEYNASNEEPVHLLQIWILPRESGLPPGYEQKDFAAERKKGHWLLIASPDGHQGSVTVHQDVHVYASWIPPNEELFFQVKPDRHVWLQVARGEVLLQDHLLKAGDGAALSQVPSVDLRGKRDAEVLLFDLA